In one Suricata suricatta isolate VVHF042 chromosome 9, meerkat_22Aug2017_6uvM2_HiC, whole genome shotgun sequence genomic region, the following are encoded:
- the GNG2 gene encoding guanine nucleotide-binding protein G(I)/G(S)/G(O) subunit gamma-2 — MASNNTASIAQARKLVEQLKMEANIDRIKVSKAAADLMAYCEAHAKEDPLLTPVPASENPFREKKFFCAIL, encoded by the exons ATGGCCAGCAACAACACCGCCAGCATAGCACAAGCCAGGAAGCTGGTAGAACAGCTGAAGATGGAAGCCAACATCGATAGGATAAAG GTATCCAAGGCCGCTGCAGACTTGATGGCCTACTGTGAGGCCCATGCCAAGGAAGACCCCCTGCTGACCCCCGTCCCGGCTTCAGAAAACCCATTTAGGGAGAAGAAGTTTTTCTGCGCCATCCTTTAA